A single genomic interval of Klebsiella sp. RHBSTW-00484 harbors:
- a CDS encoding transcriptional regulator has protein sequence MLQPVQLFKLLADETRSTIVMLLRESGEMCVCDICAATAESQPKISRHMALLREAELVIDRREGKWVHYRLSPHMPAWAAGIIDTAWNCERENIRNKLSSVASVSC, from the coding sequence ATGCTACAGCCTGTTCAGCTTTTTAAACTGCTCGCCGACGAGACCCGTTCAACTATCGTGATGCTTCTCAGGGAGTCCGGTGAAATGTGCGTCTGTGACATCTGTGCGGCAACCGCAGAGTCTCAGCCAAAAATTTCTCGCCATATGGCCCTTTTACGTGAAGCCGAGCTGGTCATCGACCGTCGCGAAGGAAAATGGGTGCATTACCGACTGTCGCCACACATGCCAGCATGGGCTGCGGGTATTATTGATACAGCCTGGAACTGTGAACGAGAAAACATACGCAACAAGCTCAGTAGCGTGGCATCTGTCTCCTGCTGA
- a CDS encoding arsenic transporter codes for MLLAGAIFLFTLVLVIWQPRGLGIGWSASLGAILALLTGVVHLGDIPVVWQIVWNATATFIAVIIISLLLDESGFFEWAALHVARWGNGRGRLLFTWIVLLGAMVAALFANDGAALILTPIVIAMLLALGFSRGATLAFIMAAGFIADTASLPLIVSNLVNIVSADFFKLGFSEYAAVMVPVNLAAIAATLVMLHLFFRKDIPAVYDVSLLKEPKDAIRDVNTFKTGWLVLVLLLVGFFGLEPLGVPVSLVAAAGALLLFAVAKKGHAINTGKVLRGAPWQIVIFSLGMYLVVYGLRNAGLTHYLSSLLNQLAEQGLWAATLGTGFLTAFLSSVMNNMPTVLVGALSIDGSTATGVIKEAMIYANVIGSDLGPKITPIGSLATLLWLHVLSQKNIKITWGYYFRVGIVMTIPVLFVTLAALALRLSFTL; via the coding sequence ATGTTACTGGCTGGTGCTATCTTTTTATTCACGCTCGTCCTGGTTATCTGGCAACCCAGAGGGCTGGGGATTGGCTGGAGTGCCTCACTGGGCGCAATTCTGGCATTGCTGACTGGCGTCGTTCATCTGGGGGATATTCCGGTGGTCTGGCAGATAGTGTGGAATGCGACCGCCACCTTTATCGCCGTGATCATCATCAGTCTTCTGCTCGACGAATCCGGCTTCTTTGAATGGGCCGCGCTGCACGTTGCCCGTTGGGGGAATGGCCGGGGGCGGCTGCTCTTCACCTGGATCGTCCTGCTTGGTGCGATGGTTGCGGCACTGTTTGCCAACGACGGTGCGGCACTGATCCTGACACCTATCGTTATCGCGATGCTGCTGGCGCTGGGATTCAGCCGGGGGGCAACCTTAGCGTTTATCATGGCCGCAGGGTTTATCGCTGACACGGCAAGCCTGCCACTGATTGTCTCAAACCTGGTGAATATCGTCTCGGCGGATTTCTTTAAGCTTGGTTTCTCAGAATATGCCGCCGTGATGGTCCCGGTTAACCTGGCCGCGATTGCGGCTACGCTGGTGATGCTGCATCTGTTTTTCCGTAAGGACATTCCCGCCGTTTACGACGTTTCTCTGTTGAAAGAACCGAAAGACGCTATACGTGATGTGAATACCTTTAAAACCGGCTGGCTGGTTCTGGTGTTGCTTCTGGTGGGATTCTTCGGACTGGAGCCGCTGGGCGTACCGGTCAGTTTGGTCGCAGCCGCTGGTGCATTGCTTCTGTTTGCTGTTGCGAAAAAAGGGCATGCCATTAACACCGGTAAGGTGCTGCGTGGTGCGCCCTGGCAAATCGTTATCTTCTCGCTGGGGATGTACCTGGTGGTCTACGGCTTACGAAATGCCGGTCTGACCCACTATCTCTCTTCCTTGCTGAATCAGCTGGCAGAGCAGGGATTGTGGGCGGCAACGCTGGGTACGGGCTTCCTGACGGCCTTCCTGTCATCAGTGATGAACAATATGCCGACCGTGCTGGTCGGGGCGCTGTCGATTGATGGCAGCACTGCGACCGGTGTTATCAAAGAAGCGATGATTTACGCCAACGTCATCGGCAGCGACCTGGGGCCAAAAATTACCCCTATCGGCAGTCTGGCAACGTTACTGTGGCTGCACGTTCTGTCGCAGAAAAATATCAAAATTACCTGGGGATATTACTTCCGGGTGGGCATTGTCATGACAATCCCCGTGCTGTTTGTCACGCTTGCAGCACTGGCGCTTCGTCTGTCTTTCACTTTGTAA